A single window of Pseudoduganella plicata DNA harbors:
- a CDS encoding ABC transporter ATP-binding protein, which produces MTAIEISNVEKRYKSLQALGGVSLSIEEGEFFGLLGPNGAGKTTLISIIAGLIRADSGSVKIHGHDVVGDFRAARKKLGVVPQELVFDPFFTVRETLRLQSGYFGLPNNDRWIDEVMENLDLTNKADTNMRALSGGMKRRVLVAQALVHKPPVIVLDEPTAGVDVELRQTLWKFISRLNREGHTVVLTTHYLEEAQAMCKRVAMLKSGKVVALDTMSALIRRISGSQLIVHMKEGDLPDDMRHLITHPESTETGRKYSLRINDYAEVEQILARLRQSGAVIDEMQLQQADLEDIFLQIMDKGAL; this is translated from the coding sequence ATGACAGCAATCGAAATCAGTAATGTCGAGAAGCGCTACAAATCGCTCCAGGCACTGGGCGGCGTCTCGCTCTCGATCGAGGAAGGGGAGTTTTTCGGCCTGCTCGGGCCGAACGGCGCCGGCAAGACCACCCTTATTTCCATTATCGCGGGCCTGATCCGGGCCGACAGCGGCAGCGTGAAAATCCATGGGCACGATGTCGTCGGCGATTTCCGCGCCGCCCGCAAGAAGCTGGGCGTGGTGCCGCAGGAACTGGTGTTCGACCCGTTCTTCACGGTGCGCGAAACGCTGCGGCTGCAATCCGGTTATTTCGGGCTGCCCAATAACGACAGGTGGATCGACGAGGTCATGGAAAACCTCGATCTGACCAACAAGGCCGACACCAATATGCGCGCCCTGTCCGGCGGCATGAAGCGCCGCGTGCTGGTGGCCCAGGCACTGGTGCACAAGCCGCCCGTCATCGTGCTCGACGAGCCGACGGCCGGCGTGGACGTGGAACTGCGCCAGACGCTGTGGAAGTTCATCTCGCGCCTGAACCGCGAAGGCCATACCGTTGTCCTGACCACGCACTACCTGGAAGAAGCGCAGGCGATGTGCAAACGGGTGGCGATGCTCAAGTCGGGCAAGGTCGTGGCACTGGACACGATGTCGGCGCTGATCCGCCGCATCTCCGGCTCGCAGCTGATCGTGCACATGAAGGAAGGCGACCTGCCGGACGACATGCGCCACCTGATCACGCACCCGGAGTCCACCGAGACGGGCCGCAAGTACAGCCTGCGCATCAACGACTACGCGGAAGTGGAGCAGATCCTTGCGCGCCTGCGCCAGTCCGGCGCCGTCATCGACGAGATGCAGCTGCAGCAGGCCGACCTGGAAGACATCTTCCTGCAAATTATGGACAAGGGAGCACTGTGA
- a CDS encoding ABC transporter permease: MGSTGFRTLVYKETLRFYKVATQTIAAPILTAMLYLMIFGHVLEGRVTVYPGVSYTAFLIPGLVMMSVLQNAFANASSSLIQSKITGNLVFVLLTPLSHWEIFSAYTIAAMVRGIAVGLGVFIVTAWFAHMSFVWPLWIVVFALLGAAILGTMGLIAGIWAEKFDQLAAFQNFLIMPLTFLSGVFYSIHSLPPFWLTVSHLNPFFYMIDGFRYGFFGQSDINPWTSLAIVSAFLVVLALLAIRLLRSGYRLRH; the protein is encoded by the coding sequence ATGGGTTCGACCGGTTTCCGCACCCTGGTGTACAAGGAGACGCTGCGCTTTTACAAGGTGGCGACGCAGACGATCGCCGCGCCGATCCTCACCGCCATGCTGTACCTGATGATCTTCGGCCACGTGCTGGAAGGGCGCGTCACCGTCTATCCCGGTGTCAGCTACACGGCGTTCCTGATTCCTGGCCTCGTGATGATGAGCGTGCTGCAAAACGCGTTCGCCAATGCGTCGTCGTCGCTGATCCAGTCGAAGATCACGGGCAACCTCGTGTTCGTGCTGCTCACGCCCCTGTCGCACTGGGAGATCTTCTCGGCCTATACCATCGCCGCCATGGTGCGCGGCATCGCCGTCGGCCTGGGCGTATTCATCGTGACGGCGTGGTTCGCACACATGAGCTTTGTCTGGCCACTGTGGATCGTCGTGTTCGCGCTGCTGGGCGCGGCCATCCTCGGCACGATGGGCCTGATCGCCGGCATCTGGGCCGAGAAATTCGACCAGCTGGCCGCGTTCCAGAACTTCCTGATCATGCCGCTGACGTTCCTGTCCGGCGTGTTCTACTCGATTCACTCGCTGCCGCCATTCTGGCTGACCGTGTCGCACCTGAACCCGTTCTTCTACATGATCGACGGCTTCCGCTACGGCTTCTTTGGCCAGTCCGACATCAATCCCTGGACCAGCCTTGCCATCGTTTCCGCCTTCCTGGTGGTGCTGGCGCTGCTGGCCATCCGGTTGCTGCGTAGCGGCTACAGGTTACGCCACTAA